The following proteins are encoded in a genomic region of Xanthomonas cassavae CFBP 4642:
- a CDS encoding DNA-binding protein — protein MARSGLYKSDVQRARDRLRATGTHPSVDAVRVALGNTGSKTTIHRYLRELEEEEGQGVGAKMAVSDALQDLIARLAERLHSEAHTVVAQAQARFQAQLQERTQALEQARHEAGSLMTQLQRCETALQAEREAGDAARSEVARRTTELAQLEERIAGLTARLAEHDAHAKSLEHKHEHAREALEHYRTSVKDQREQEQRRHEHQVQELQVALRQANEALTAKNHDLMQLNRENGQWLERQTRLERELAQARQRADAQQRERDALRLAAAEHQALQVRWTDDLHALEGVRTELSAARTELVEERQRREHAEADTLRATVRLSTLEQLLAQLRPARPVGE, from the coding sequence ATGGCAAGGTCCGGGTTGTACAAAAGCGATGTGCAACGCGCCCGCGATCGCCTGCGCGCCACGGGCACGCATCCGTCCGTGGACGCGGTCCGGGTGGCGCTGGGCAACACGGGGTCCAAGACCACCATCCACCGCTATTTGAGGGAGTTGGAAGAGGAGGAAGGGCAAGGCGTTGGCGCGAAAATGGCCGTGAGCGATGCACTTCAAGACCTCATCGCCCGCCTCGCCGAGCGGTTGCACAGCGAGGCCCACACGGTCGTGGCGCAGGCCCAGGCGCGCTTCCAGGCGCAGCTGCAGGAACGCACCCAAGCGCTGGAGCAGGCCCGACACGAGGCCGGGTCACTCATGACGCAGCTGCAACGCTGCGAGACCGCGCTGCAGGCCGAACGCGAGGCGGGCGACGCTGCCAGGAGCGAAGTGGCCCGCCGCACCACCGAACTGGCCCAGCTGGAGGAGCGGATCGCGGGCCTCACGGCCAGATTGGCCGAGCACGACGCCCATGCGAAATCGTTGGAACACAAGCACGAACACGCCAGGGAAGCCCTTGAGCACTACCGCACCTCGGTCAAGGACCAGCGCGAGCAGGAACAGCGCCGGCATGAGCACCAGGTGCAGGAGCTGCAGGTCGCCCTACGGCAGGCCAACGAGGCATTGACCGCCAAGAACCACGACCTGATGCAGCTCAACCGGGAAAACGGCCAGTGGCTGGAACGCCAGACCCGGCTGGAGCGGGAGCTGGCGCAGGCACGCCAGCGGGCCGACGCCCAGCAACGCGAGCGCGACGCGCTGCGCCTGGCGGCCGCCGAGCACCAAGCCCTGCAGGTGCGCTGGACCGACGATCTCCACGCGCTGGAAGGCGTGCGCACCGAACTGTCGGCGGCGCGGACCGAACTGGTCGAAGAGCGCCAGCGCCGGGAACACGCCGAGGCAGACACCCTGCGGGCCACGGTGCGCCTGAGCACGTTGGAACAACTCCTGGCGCAGCTGCGGCCAGCGCGCCCGGTTGGCGAATAA
- a CDS encoding IS5 family transposase, whose translation MKQQTLAMAADQGSGFEQHRRPTRRDVFLSTMEQIVPWSALCAVIEPYYPKAGNGRPPVGLERMLRMYLVQHWFNLADEACEEALLDSTALRRFVGIDLGRERVPDATTLLKFRRLLETHELGAELFLQVNRELEARGLKVGTGTIVDATIIGAPSSTKNADKARDPDMHQTRKGQQWYFGMKLHIGVDSRNGLVHSAAVTAANVHDKHLLGDLLHGEERRVYGDSAYASQKALIGTHAPHARDFTNQRVRKRGEVNEVQRQRNRNKSKIRARVEHVFAVVKRLWGFAKVRYRGLDKNANRCFVALGLANLYLARVRLAG comes from the coding sequence ATGAAACAGCAGACATTGGCGATGGCGGCCGATCAGGGCAGTGGATTCGAGCAGCATCGTCGGCCGACGCGCCGGGATGTGTTCCTGTCGACGATGGAGCAGATCGTGCCGTGGTCGGCACTGTGCGCGGTGATCGAGCCGTACTATCCGAAGGCAGGCAATGGCCGGCCGCCGGTCGGCCTGGAACGGATGCTGCGGATGTATTTGGTGCAGCACTGGTTCAATCTGGCCGATGAGGCCTGCGAGGAAGCGCTACTGGACAGCACGGCGCTGCGGCGGTTCGTGGGGATCGACCTGGGCCGCGAGCGGGTTCCGGACGCGACGACACTGCTGAAGTTTCGTCGCCTTCTGGAGACGCACGAGCTGGGGGCGGAGCTGTTCTTGCAAGTGAACCGGGAATTGGAAGCACGTGGCCTGAAGGTGGGCACGGGCACCATCGTGGATGCGACTATCATCGGCGCGCCCAGTTCGACGAAGAATGCGGACAAGGCCCGCGATCCGGACATGCATCAGACCCGCAAGGGGCAGCAGTGGTACTTCGGGATGAAGCTGCACATCGGCGTGGATAGTCGTAACGGCCTGGTGCATAGCGCGGCGGTGACGGCGGCCAATGTGCATGACAAGCACCTGCTGGGAGACCTGCTGCACGGGGAGGAACGCCGGGTCTATGGAGACAGCGCCTACGCCAGCCAGAAGGCGCTGATCGGCACGCATGCACCGCACGCCCGGGACTTCACCAACCAGCGGGTTCGCAAGCGTGGCGAAGTGAATGAGGTGCAGCGCCAGCGGAACCGCAACAAGTCGAAGATCCGTGCCCGTGTCGAGCACGTGTTCGCGGTGGTGAAGCGGCTGTGGGGCTTTGCCAAGGTGCGTTATCGCGGGCTGGACAAGAACGCGAACCGCTGCTTCGTGGCCCTGGGCCTGGCGAACCTGTACCTGGCGCGGGTGCGTTTGGCGGGATAG
- a CDS encoding acetyl/propionyl/methylcrotonyl-CoA carboxylase subunit alpha — MTQQPSIATPRQRPFDKILIANRGEIACRVIATCCRLGIATVAVYSDADRDARHVRLADEAVHIGASPAQQSYLRGEALLEAARATGAQAIHPGYGFLSENAAFAEACARAGIVFIGPPAAAIRAMGDKSAAKALMQRAGVPLTPGYHGDEQAPDFLRAQADAIGYPVLIKASAGGGGKGMRRVEASADFAQALASCQREAQSAFGNAHVLVEKYVERPRHIEIQVFGDTQGEVVSLFERDCSVQRRHQKVLEEAPAPGMTQERRAAMGKAAVDAARAVGYVGAGTVEFIAGPDGDFYFMEMNTRLQVEHPVTELITGTDLVEWQLRVAAGEPVPRRQHELEITGHALEARLYAEDADRGFLPSTGTLRQLQLPAPDAHVRLDAGVEQGDTISPYYDPMIAKLIVWDVDRPAALARMRTALAQVHAVGVTTNSAFLARLIDTASFASADLDTGLIEREQAALFPAMVAPDQAWWCLAAVLIAAALPKPAADPVDPFSSWQAGDGWRIGAHAAHRVQLEAAGERRDLGVRRQGDAWQVTQAGHTHTLRYHAQDQYIRVEADGRQWHVQALRDGTTLSLIGTTQRAVFHHHDALIEADQPAHDTGGLTAPMPGRIVSLAAAIDQPVSRGQALVVLEAMKMEHTLHAPSDGMVKRYLVAEGELVADGVALVEFVSASA; from the coding sequence ATGACCCAGCAGCCTTCCATCGCCACCCCGCGCCAGCGGCCGTTCGACAAGATCCTCATCGCCAATCGCGGCGAGATCGCCTGCCGTGTCATCGCCACCTGCTGCCGGCTGGGCATTGCCACCGTGGCCGTGTACTCCGATGCAGACCGCGACGCTCGGCATGTACGCCTGGCGGACGAGGCCGTCCACATCGGCGCCTCCCCGGCGCAGCAGAGCTATCTGCGCGGCGAGGCGCTTCTGGAAGCGGCACGCGCCACCGGTGCACAGGCGATCCATCCCGGTTATGGGTTCCTGTCGGAGAACGCAGCATTTGCCGAGGCCTGCGCGCGCGCCGGCATCGTGTTTATCGGCCCGCCGGCAGCGGCAATCCGCGCGATGGGCGACAAGAGCGCGGCCAAGGCGCTGATGCAACGCGCCGGCGTGCCGTTGACGCCCGGCTACCACGGCGACGAACAGGCGCCGGATTTCCTGCGCGCCCAAGCCGATGCCATCGGCTATCCGGTGCTGATCAAGGCCAGCGCCGGTGGCGGTGGCAAGGGCATGCGCCGGGTGGAGGCCAGCGCCGACTTCGCGCAGGCATTGGCCAGCTGCCAGCGCGAAGCGCAATCGGCGTTCGGCAATGCGCATGTGCTGGTGGAGAAATACGTCGAGCGTCCACGTCACATCGAGATCCAGGTGTTTGGCGATACGCAGGGCGAGGTGGTGTCTCTGTTCGAACGCGACTGCTCGGTGCAGCGCCGTCATCAAAAGGTGTTGGAAGAAGCGCCCGCACCCGGCATGACACAGGAACGCCGCGCCGCAATGGGCAAGGCGGCGGTGGATGCCGCACGCGCGGTGGGCTATGTGGGCGCCGGCACGGTGGAGTTCATCGCCGGCCCGGATGGCGATTTCTATTTCATGGAAATGAACACCCGCCTGCAGGTGGAGCACCCGGTGACCGAGTTGATCACCGGCACCGATCTGGTGGAGTGGCAGCTGCGCGTGGCCGCCGGCGAGCCGGTGCCGCGCCGCCAGCACGAGCTTGAGATCACCGGGCATGCACTGGAAGCGCGGCTGTATGCCGAAGATGCCGACCGCGGTTTCCTGCCCTCCACCGGCACCTTGCGCCAGCTGCAGCTGCCGGCCCCCGATGCGCATGTACGGCTGGATGCCGGCGTCGAGCAGGGCGACACCATCAGCCCGTACTACGATCCGATGATTGCCAAGCTGATCGTCTGGGATGTCGATCGCCCCGCCGCGCTGGCCCGCATGCGCACTGCGCTGGCGCAGGTACACGCCGTCGGTGTCACCACCAACAGCGCCTTTCTTGCGCGGCTGATCGACACCGCATCGTTCGCATCCGCCGATCTGGATACCGGCTTGATCGAACGCGAGCAGGCGGCGCTGTTCCCGGCTATGGTGGCACCGGATCAGGCCTGGTGGTGTCTCGCCGCCGTCCTGATCGCCGCTGCGCTACCCAAGCCCGCGGCCGATCCAGTCGATCCGTTTTCGTCCTGGCAGGCCGGCGATGGCTGGCGGATCGGTGCGCATGCGGCGCATCGCGTGCAGCTGGAAGCCGCCGGCGAGCGCCGCGACCTTGGCGTCCGCCGGCAAGGCGACGCCTGGCAGGTGACGCAGGCAGGCCATACCCACACGCTGCGCTACCACGCGCAGGACCAATACATACGCGTGGAAGCGGATGGCCGGCAATGGCATGTGCAGGCACTGCGCGATGGCACCACGCTGAGCTTGATCGGTACCACGCAACGGGCGGTCTTCCATCACCACGATGCGCTGATCGAGGCCGATCAGCCCGCGCACGATACCGGCGGGCTGACGGCACCGATGCCCGGCCGCATCGTGTCGCTGGCGGCCGCAATCGACCAGCCGGTCAGCCGTGGACAGGCACTGGTGGTGCTGGAAGCGATGAAGATGGAGCACACCTTGCACGCCCCCAGCGACGGCATGGTCAAACGCTACCTGGTGGCCGAGGGCGAACTGGTGGCCGATGGTGTCGCGCTGGTGGAATTTGTGTCCGCATCTGCGTAG
- a CDS encoding carboxyl transferase domain-containing protein produces the protein MSVINSQLQVSSDSFQANAAAMRAVVEDLRRTLTQAALGGSDAARAKHTARGKLLVRERIDALLDPGSALLEIAPLAAHGMYDDQVPCAGVVAGIGRVSGVECVIVANDATVKGGTYYPMTVKKHLRAQEIAQQNRLPCIYLVDSGGAFLPLQDEVFPDRDHFGRIFYNQANLSAQGIPQIACVMGSCTAGGAYVPAMSDETVIVREQGTIFLGGPPLVKAATGEEVSAEELGGADVHTRISGVADHFADNDLQALARVRAIIAQLNWRKPAASLALRPPVSPRYAADELYGVIPADTRKPFDVREVIARVVDDSRLDEFKPRYGNTLVTGFAHLHGHPVGIIANNGILFSESALKGAHFIELCTQRGIPLVFLQNITGFMVGRKYEHGGIAKDGAKLVMAVACAKVPKFTVVIGGSFGAGNYGMCGRAYSPNFLWMWPNARIGVMGGEQAASVLATVRRDGIEAKGGAWSGQEENAFKAPIRAQFEQQGHPYYASARLWDDGVIDPADTRRVLGLGLSAALNAPIEPTRFGVFRM, from the coding sequence ATGAGCGTGATCAACAGCCAGCTGCAGGTCAGCAGCGATAGCTTCCAGGCCAATGCCGCGGCCATGCGCGCGGTGGTGGAGGATCTGCGCCGCACGCTGACGCAGGCCGCGCTCGGCGGCAGCGACGCCGCGCGCGCAAAGCACACTGCGCGCGGCAAGTTGCTGGTGCGCGAGCGTATCGATGCGCTGCTCGACCCCGGCAGCGCCTTGCTGGAAATCGCGCCGCTGGCCGCGCACGGCATGTACGACGACCAGGTGCCCTGCGCCGGCGTGGTGGCCGGCATCGGCCGCGTGTCCGGCGTTGAATGCGTGATCGTGGCCAACGATGCCACCGTCAAGGGCGGCACCTATTACCCGATGACGGTGAAAAAACACCTGCGTGCGCAGGAAATCGCGCAACAGAACCGGTTGCCGTGCATCTATCTGGTCGATTCCGGCGGCGCGTTCCTGCCGTTGCAGGATGAGGTCTTCCCCGATCGCGACCACTTCGGGCGCATCTTCTACAACCAGGCCAACCTGTCGGCGCAAGGCATCCCGCAGATCGCCTGCGTCATGGGCTCGTGCACCGCTGGCGGTGCGTATGTGCCGGCGATGAGCGATGAAACGGTGATCGTGCGCGAACAGGGCACCATCTTTCTGGGCGGCCCGCCGCTGGTCAAAGCGGCCACCGGCGAGGAAGTCAGCGCCGAGGAGCTGGGCGGTGCCGATGTGCACACACGCATCTCCGGGGTAGCCGATCACTTCGCCGACAACGATCTGCAGGCGTTGGCGCGCGTGCGCGCCATCATTGCGCAGCTCAACTGGCGTAAACCTGCCGCGTCGCTGGCGCTGCGGCCACCGGTGTCGCCGCGCTATGCCGCCGACGAACTCTATGGCGTGATCCCTGCCGACACGCGCAAGCCGTTCGATGTGCGCGAAGTGATCGCACGCGTCGTGGACGATTCGCGCCTGGACGAATTCAAGCCGCGCTACGGCAACACCCTGGTCACCGGGTTTGCGCACCTGCATGGCCACCCGGTGGGCATCATCGCCAACAACGGCATCCTGTTCTCGGAGTCCGCCCTCAAGGGCGCGCACTTCATCGAGCTGTGCACGCAGCGCGGCATTCCGCTGGTCTTCCTGCAGAACATCACCGGCTTCATGGTCGGGCGCAAGTACGAACACGGCGGCATTGCCAAGGACGGCGCCAAGCTGGTGATGGCAGTGGCCTGTGCCAAGGTGCCCAAGTTCACCGTGGTGATCGGCGGCTCGTTCGGCGCGGGCAACTACGGCATGTGCGGCCGCGCGTATTCGCCGAACTTTTTGTGGATGTGGCCGAACGCACGCATCGGCGTGATGGGCGGCGAACAGGCCGCCAGCGTGTTGGCCACGGTGCGCCGCGACGGCATCGAAGCCAAGGGCGGTGCCTGGTCGGGGCAGGAAGAAAACGCCTTCAAGGCGCCGATCCGCGCGCAGTTCGAGCAGCAGGGACATCCGTACTACGCCAGCGCTCGGCTATGGGACGACGGCGTCATCGACCCGGCCGATACCCGCCGCGTGCTGGGGCTGGGCCTGTCGGCTGCATTGAATGCGCCGATCGAACCCACGCGGTTTGGCGTGTTCCGGATGTGA
- a CDS encoding isovaleryl-CoA dehydrogenase gives MHVPSLNFELGEEIDLLRESVAAFASHHIAPLAAAADHDNVFPAQLWRLFGEQGLLGLTVEEAYGGSGMGYLAHVVAMEEISRAGGAIGLSYGAHSNLCLNQLRKNASHDQKQRYLPRLCTGEHVGALAMSEAGSGSDVVSMKLRADARGDRFVLNGSKMWITNGPDADVLVVYAKTDPDAGARGITAFIVEKGMPGFSTAQKLDKLGMRGSNTCELVFTDCEVPAENVLGTLNGGVRVLMSGLDFERAVLAGGPLGLMAAAMDVVLPYVHERKQFGEAIGTFQLMQAKLADMYVGLNACRAYVYAVARACDAGRTTRQDAAGAILYAAEKATWLTGQAIQVLGGNGYINDYPTGRLWRDAKLYEIGAGTSEIRRMLIGRELFERTA, from the coding sequence ATGCATGTGCCGTCCCTGAACTTCGAGCTTGGCGAAGAAATCGATCTGCTGCGCGAAAGCGTCGCCGCCTTCGCCAGCCACCATATTGCCCCGCTCGCCGCCGCGGCCGATCACGACAACGTCTTTCCCGCGCAATTGTGGCGTCTGTTCGGCGAGCAAGGCCTGCTGGGGCTGACCGTGGAAGAAGCCTACGGCGGCAGCGGCATGGGCTACCTGGCGCATGTGGTAGCGATGGAAGAGATCTCGCGCGCCGGTGGCGCGATCGGGCTGTCGTATGGCGCGCATTCCAACCTGTGCCTCAACCAGCTGCGCAAGAATGCCAGCCACGACCAGAAGCAGCGCTACCTGCCCAGGCTATGCACCGGCGAACACGTGGGCGCGCTGGCGATGAGCGAAGCCGGCTCTGGCTCGGACGTGGTGTCGATGAAGCTGCGCGCCGATGCGCGTGGCGACCGCTTCGTGCTCAACGGCAGCAAGATGTGGATCACCAACGGCCCCGACGCCGACGTGCTGGTGGTGTACGCCAAGACCGACCCGGACGCCGGTGCACGCGGCATCACCGCCTTCATCGTCGAAAAGGGCATGCCGGGCTTCTCCACCGCGCAGAAGCTCGACAAGCTGGGCATGCGCGGCTCCAACACCTGCGAGCTGGTGTTCACCGATTGCGAAGTGCCGGCCGAGAACGTGCTGGGCACGCTCAACGGCGGCGTGCGCGTGCTGATGTCGGGGCTGGATTTCGAACGCGCGGTGCTGGCCGGTGGCCCGCTGGGGCTGATGGCTGCGGCGATGGACGTGGTGCTGCCCTACGTGCACGAGCGCAAGCAGTTTGGCGAGGCGATCGGCACCTTCCAGTTGATGCAGGCCAAGCTGGCCGACATGTACGTGGGGCTCAATGCCTGCCGCGCCTACGTCTATGCGGTGGCGCGCGCCTGCGATGCCGGGCGCACCACACGCCAGGACGCGGCCGGCGCGATCCTGTATGCCGCCGAAAAGGCCACTTGGCTGACCGGCCAGGCGATCCAGGTGCTGGGCGGCAACGGCTATATCAACGACTACCCCACCGGGCGCTTGTGGCGCGATGCCAAGTTGTACGAGATCGGCGCGGGCACCTCGGAGATCCGCCGCATGCTGATCGGCCGCGAGCTGTTCGAACGCACTGCCTGA
- a CDS encoding TetR/AcrR family transcriptional regulator, with amino-acid sequence MAYRRSALMEERLAGNRERILQAARSLIAGGGYRNAPITAVAAAAGVSTGQIYRHFPSKAELFVEVLSAAVQREMTILRAIASTQAPASERLRGAIATFVRRALAGPALAYAFIAEPVESEVDAERIRGRRLFGEVFRQLLAEGVAAGEFPEQSLDAAAACIVGAFTEALVGPIAPSRGDPQQGEQLVEAICRFCLRAVGVN; translated from the coding sequence ATGGCTTACCGACGCTCCGCCCTGATGGAAGAACGCCTGGCCGGCAATCGCGAACGCATCCTGCAGGCGGCGCGTTCGCTGATTGCCGGGGGCGGCTACCGCAATGCCCCGATCACGGCAGTGGCTGCCGCCGCCGGCGTCTCAACCGGGCAGATTTATCGGCATTTCCCGTCCAAAGCCGAGTTGTTCGTGGAAGTTTTGAGTGCCGCCGTGCAGCGTGAGATGACCATCCTGCGCGCCATTGCCAGCACCCAGGCCCCGGCGAGCGAGCGCCTGCGCGGTGCCATCGCTACCTTCGTACGGCGCGCGCTGGCCGGGCCGGCGCTGGCCTATGCCTTCATTGCCGAGCCGGTGGAAAGCGAGGTGGACGCCGAGCGTATCCGGGGCCGCCGCCTGTTCGGCGAGGTGTTTCGGCAATTGCTGGCCGAAGGCGTGGCGGCCGGAGAATTTCCCGAACAGTCCCTGGATGCGGCGGCGGCCTGCATCGTCGGTGCCTTTACCGAGGCCCTGGTCGGGCCGATCGCGCCCAGTCGCGGCGACCCCCAGCAGGGAGAACAGCTGGTGGAAGCGATCTGCCGCTTCTGCTTGCGTGCGGTGGGGGTCAACTAG
- a CDS encoding RES family NAD+ phosphorylase, with protein sequence MKLSAPAHCTLYRAFTPRWAAEPLSGAGAARSGGRFNRFGQPALYLSLQLDTAAAEYAQAALFLPPLTLVSYAAELPALADLRLLDASWDPLWADWTEDWRKALVNKIEPVSWVLGDMLREAQIPGAIFPSMALPDGVNVALFLDMLQPEQVLRVLDDGRLPRDWGSWGDPPIEA encoded by the coding sequence TTGAAGCTGAGCGCCCCGGCGCACTGCACGCTGTATCGCGCCTTCACTCCGCGCTGGGCCGCAGAACCGCTGAGCGGCGCCGGTGCGGCACGCTCGGGCGGGCGCTTCAATCGCTTTGGCCAGCCGGCGCTGTACCTGTCGCTGCAGCTGGACACCGCAGCGGCCGAATACGCGCAGGCCGCGCTGTTCCTGCCGCCATTGACCCTGGTCAGTTACGCCGCCGAGCTGCCGGCGTTGGCCGATCTGCGCCTGCTCGATGCAAGCTGGGATCCGCTCTGGGCCGATTGGACCGAAGACTGGCGCAAGGCCTTGGTCAACAAGATCGAACCGGTGAGCTGGGTGCTCGGCGACATGCTGCGCGAGGCGCAGATTCCCGGGGCGATCTTCCCCAGCATGGCATTGCCGGACGGCGTCAATGTGGCGCTGTTTCTGGACATGTTGCAGCCCGAACAGGTGCTGCGCGTGCTCGATGACGGCCGCCTGCCGCGCGACTGGGGTAGCTGGGGCGATCCGCCGATCGAGGCGTAG
- a CDS encoding DUF3325 domain-containing protein encodes MSVWLLLALNFSGFAALCLAMDKHQQEVRGRTLGAARSRQLRVLGWLLLLLTFGLAIHAQGWGIGPVLWLGTLTGAAALLSLWLLPYRRGLILPTAVAAPVLAGALQLLLS; translated from the coding sequence ATGAGCGTGTGGCTGTTGCTGGCGCTGAATTTTTCCGGATTCGCCGCACTGTGCCTGGCGATGGACAAGCATCAGCAGGAAGTGCGTGGCCGCACGCTGGGCGCCGCACGTTCGCGGCAACTGCGCGTGCTGGGTTGGCTGCTGTTGCTGCTCACCTTTGGCCTGGCGATACACGCGCAAGGCTGGGGCATCGGCCCAGTGTTGTGGCTGGGTACATTGACCGGCGCTGCCGCGCTGCTGTCGCTGTGGCTGCTGCCGTATCGGCGTGGGTTGATTCTGCCCACGGCCGTGGCCGCGCCGGTGCTGGCGGGTGCGCTGCAGCTGTTGCTGAGTTGA
- a CDS encoding PepSY-associated TM helix domain-containing protein gives MKQGFRQSMAWLHTWTGLLVGWVLLLIFMGGTASYYRDEISRWMRPELPTTTVSNATALRSAEQYLQTHAADAQSWNITLPDTRNPVVSMYWQNPAPADGKPASRRQMYGTAIIDPATGREIAARDTLGGEFFYRLHFDLHYLPVMWSRYIVGFCAMFMLVAIISGVITHKKIFKDFFTFRPGKGLRSWLDFHNVSAVTALPYHAMITYTGIVTLMFMYLPWGIKAQYPDNEMRFYEESANRVADTRSASGMPARMLPLEQFVARARSDWRGGEVGNVAVSLPNDAHAAVGVTQRAGNLSTDAPSILFDAINGQRLQRSGPPGGASQTRGVMVGLHIAHFAGPWMRALFFGSGLLGCLMVASGVVMWAVKERPKHLKAGRIGFGLRLVDALNIGTVAGLPIAFASFFWANRLLPVGLEGRAAMEANLFFVAGATALLAAFVWPRRAMWSWQLYLGAGLFALVPMVNAITTDVHLGVTLPAGQWTLAGVDLVCLFLGVSLGIAGWRLQHWKAPQPASARRARATAAAPAQGSVPMQESA, from the coding sequence ATGAAACAGGGGTTCCGCCAGTCGATGGCGTGGCTGCATACCTGGACCGGTCTGCTGGTCGGCTGGGTGCTGCTGTTGATCTTCATGGGCGGCACGGCGAGTTATTACCGCGACGAAATCAGCCGCTGGATGCGCCCGGAATTGCCCACCACCACGGTGAGCAACGCAACCGCGCTGCGCAGTGCCGAGCAGTATCTGCAGACGCATGCAGCCGATGCGCAGAGCTGGAACATCACCTTGCCGGACACGCGCAATCCGGTAGTCAGCATGTACTGGCAAAACCCTGCGCCAGCCGATGGCAAACCGGCCAGCCGCCGGCAGATGTACGGCACCGCCATCATCGACCCGGCCACCGGCAGGGAAATCGCCGCACGCGACACCCTGGGCGGCGAATTCTTCTACCGGCTGCATTTCGATCTGCATTATCTGCCGGTGATGTGGTCGCGCTATATCGTCGGTTTCTGCGCGATGTTCATGCTGGTGGCCATCATCAGCGGCGTGATCACGCACAAGAAGATCTTCAAGGATTTTTTCACCTTTCGCCCGGGCAAGGGCCTGCGCTCGTGGCTGGATTTCCACAACGTCAGCGCGGTGACCGCGTTGCCGTACCACGCGATGATCACCTACACCGGCATCGTGACCTTGATGTTCATGTACCTGCCGTGGGGCATCAAGGCGCAGTACCCCGACAACGAAATGCGTTTCTACGAAGAGTCCGCCAACCGGGTGGCCGATACGCGAAGCGCCTCCGGCATGCCGGCGCGCATGCTGCCGCTGGAACAATTCGTGGCGCGTGCGCGCAGCGACTGGCGCGGCGGTGAGGTTGGCAACGTGGCGGTGTCGCTTCCCAACGACGCGCATGCGGCGGTCGGCGTCACCCAGCGCGCTGGCAACCTCTCCACCGATGCGCCATCCATCCTGTTCGATGCAATCAATGGACAGCGCCTGCAGCGCAGCGGGCCGCCGGGCGGTGCCAGCCAGACGCGTGGGGTGATGGTGGGCCTGCATATCGCCCACTTCGCCGGGCCGTGGATGCGCGCGCTGTTCTTCGGCTCCGGCTTGCTCGGTTGCCTGATGGTGGCCAGCGGCGTGGTGATGTGGGCAGTGAAGGAACGCCCCAAACACCTGAAGGCCGGGCGCATCGGCTTCGGGCTGCGGTTGGTGGATGCGCTCAACATCGGCACGGTCGCCGGCCTGCCGATCGCCTTTGCCAGTTTCTTCTGGGCCAACCGCTTGTTGCCGGTTGGCCTGGAGGGGCGCGCGGCGATGGAGGCCAATCTGTTCTTCGTCGCAGGGGCCACTGCATTGCTGGCCGCATTCGTGTGGCCACGGCGTGCGATGTGGAGCTGGCAGCTGTATCTGGGTGCGGGCTTGTTCGCGTTGGTGCCGATGGTCAATGCGATCACCACCGATGTGCATCTGGGCGTGACGTTGCCGGCCGGGCAATGGACGCTGGCCGGGGTCGATCTGGTCTGCCTGTTCCTTGGCGTATCCCTCGGGATCGCGGGATGGCGCCTGCAACACTGGAAGGCGCCGCAACCGGCATCGGCACGACGCGCGCGCGCCACTGCGGCCGCGCCTGCGCAAGGCAGCGTGCCGATGCAGGAGAGCGCATGA
- a CDS encoding DUF3649 domain-containing protein, producing MSTAAQPLAWFKRPWLGVLSRTLAAIFGGYALASATNLALALALVLPMPRSEAVLTSMLLGIVVCACAPLWAFATASVWRAWAGIAVPAALMFALAAWLQRGAA from the coding sequence ATGTCGACCGCTGCCCAACCGCTGGCCTGGTTCAAACGCCCATGGCTGGGCGTGCTGTCGCGCACCCTGGCCGCCATCTTCGGCGGGTATGCGCTGGCCAGCGCCACCAACCTGGCGCTGGCGCTGGCGCTGGTGCTGCCGATGCCGCGCAGCGAGGCGGTGTTGACCAGCATGCTGCTCGGCATCGTGGTGTGCGCCTGCGCGCCGCTATGGGCCTTCGCCACCGCCAGCGTGTGGCGCGCCTGGGCCGGCATCGCGGTGCCGGCGGCGCTGATGTTCGCACTGGCCGCCTGGCTGCAACGGGGCGCGGCATGA